A genomic window from Punica granatum isolate Tunisia-2019 chromosome 2, ASM765513v2, whole genome shotgun sequence includes:
- the LOC116194769 gene encoding uncharacterized protein LOC116194769 codes for MNMEVICESVIFHLRNTTQSIAAGLAFLPNPKREHIFSSKARDLASMTYHDLIPENVITIWYSSSIPFLVILSLSLQVFLVLLAPFRRKTGNQAFHSLIWSAYLLATWVPTFTTGLILKSVRASKGISGTSVSARRLDDDILALWAPTLLRCLGGSFTIKAFSLQDNELWTRHVAVFIIQLATVFYAFLFTLPNNKLLVPTIFSLFGGSISYGYRVFSMYSASLDKYREGIVTSRQVEGNTEKLLDVLSEQRKEPLGYFFKLDVAYHYFQIFKGLIVNLEYKPLEKKQKQIVEVFRDNISSEDAFQGVHWVRKSSQPLIRQSHHKESKFFKPCNMLYHIVRFICERKPKEVQIEEGVHLHVNDTCIFFQEWSEAIFCHNLVSYCLGDSPPRTIPKPHGGCQACIAKILCFLCNACGACIARIRCLAQVAAGIPLSRCLDKLVIRGSALHKAIYVSRCPLTKELWDFIYDNLWEMTTKMENGEEEFVPDFLKDVEYDDIDEYLLLWHIATELCYNTEKHGSREGNATKERIFSKILSDYMLYLMVYQPGMMSEISGMFVANYKEACEQIAKFLGGDRQLKKACEKILDSKGEIGRKYGRESLLYRACDLAENLKKLEEAKRWRITCGAWVEMLTYAARHCRGDMHIQSLSMGGELLTLVWLLMAHFGLIRHKKWRSHISHKRIIVEWEYRQEEQGELQICEV; via the exons atgaataTGGAGGTGATCTGTGAGTCAGTCATTTTCCATCTAAGAAATACTACACAAAGTATCGCGGCTGGACTGGCCTTCCTTCCAAATCCAAAGAGAGAACACATTTTTTCAAGCAAAGCCAGGGATTTAGCAAGCATGACCTACCACGACCTGATTCCCGAGAACGTGATAACCATCTGGTACTCAAGTAGCATTCCATTCCTTGTCATCTTGAGCCTCTCACTTCAGGTCTTTCTTGTCCTTTTGGCTCCTTTTCGTAGGAAAACTGGCAATCAGGCATTCCATTCTCTTATATGGTCTGCTTATCTACTCGCCACCTGGGTTCCCACATTCACCACTGGACTCATCCTGAAGAGTGTGAGAGCCAGCAAGGGCATTTCCGGCACTTCAGTGAGTGCTCGTCGGCTGGATGATGATATCCTGGCATTATGGGCACCCACTCTGCTGAGGTGCCTCGGTGGCTCCTTCACCATCAAAGCGTTTTCCCTTCAAGATAATGAGCTCTGGACCAGGCACGTTGCTGTTTTCATAATCCAGCTCGCAACGGTTTTTTACGCCTTCCTTTTCACCCTCCCCAACAACAAGCTTCTAGTCCCCACCATTTTCTCACTTTTTGGAGGCTCCATTTCTTATGGTTATCGGGTGTTCTCCATGTATTCTGCATCCTTGGATAAGTACCGGGAAGGGATTGTGACTTCTCGGCAAGTGGAGGGCAATACTGAAAAACTTCTCGATGTGCTGTCCGAGCAAAGAAAAGAACCGCTTGGATATTTTTTTAAGCTCGATGTTGCGTACCACTATTTTCAAATCTTCAAGGGACTCATTGTTAACCTAGAGTACAAGCCCCTGGAAAAGAAGCAGAAGCAGATCGTGGAGGTTTTCCGCGATAATATCTCGTCAGAGGATGCATTTCAG GGAGTTCATTGGGTTCGGAAGTCTTCGCAGCCACTGATTAGACAGTCACACCACAAGGAAAGCAAGTTCTTCAAACCATGTAATATGTTGTATCACATCGTAAGATTCATCTGTGAAAGGAAGCCGAAGGAGGTTCAGATCGAGGAAGGTGTTCACCTCCACGTGAATGATACATGTATATTTTTTCAGGAATGGTCGGAGGCCATCTTTTGTCACAACCTCGTTAGCTATTGTCTAGGAGATTCTCCTCCTCGAACAATCCCCAAGCCACATGGAGGATGTCAAGCCTGCATAGCGAAGATCCTCTGTTTtctatgcaatgcatgtggaGCCTGCATAGCGAGGATCCGCTGTTTAGCACAGGTTGCGGCTGGAATTCCCTTAAGCCGTTGTCTCGATAAGCTTGTCATCAGGGGCAGTGCTCTTCATAAAGCCATATATGTATCGAGGTGTCCTTTAACCAAGGAACTGTGGGATTTCATATATGACAATCTGTGGGAAATGACCACCAAAATGGAGAATGGAGAGGAGGAGTTTGTACCTGATTTCCTCAAAGATGTCGAATATGATGACATTGATGAGTATCTTCTCCTGTGGCATATTGCTACTGAGCTTTGCTACAATACAGAGAAGCATGGGTCCCGTGAGGGGAACGCAACCAAGGAACGAATATTCAGCAAGATCCTGTCAGATTACATGCTATACCTGATGGTCTATCAGCCTGGTATGATGTCCGAGATATCTGGTATGTTCGTCGCAAACTACAAGGAGGCTTGCGAGCAGATAGCAAAGTTTCTTGGAGGAGACAGACAATTGAAGAAAGCTTGCGAGAAAATTCTCGACTCCAAAGGGGAAATTGGAAGGAAATACGGAAGAGAATCCCTACTGTATCGTGCATGCGATTTGGCCGAGAATCTTAAGAAGCTTGAGGAGGCAAAGAGGTGGAGGATCACGTGCGGAGCGTGGGTGGAGATGCTGACGTACGCGGCTAGGCATTGCAGAGGAGATATGCATATCCAATCGCTGAGTATGGGCGGGGAGCTCCTAACCTTGGTCTGGCTCTTGATGGCTCATTTCGGGTTAATACGTCATAAAAAATGGAGATCACATATTTCCCATAAAAGGATTATTGTGGAATGGGAGTATCGACAGGAGGAGCAGGGTGAGCTTCAAATTTGTGAGGTCTGA
- the LOC116197328 gene encoding uncharacterized protein LOC116197328, which yields MCSGQAEGRKPPGDPTAELRPSEGCADDSRGKDGGRPCRSEEAVLHARWEKHRERGRSLEKPRKKTTDDNVSRVEGSRPTVKGGGKSDLDHHARGTGGWTGERKGGIGGRAAGG from the exons ATGTGCAGTGGCCAGGCAGAGGGCCGAAAGCCGCCCGGTGACCCGACAGCAGAGCTAAGGCCCTCGGAGGGCTGCGCTGACGACAGCAGGGGGAAGGATGGAGGCAGACCGTGTCGATCAGAGGAGGCGGTGCTGCATGCACGGTGGGAGAAgcatagagagagagggagaagctTAGAGAAGCCGAGGAAGAAGACAACAGACGATAATGTGTCCCGAGTAGAGGGCAGCCGGCCAACGGTCAAAG GTGGTGGAAAAAGTGATCTGGACCATCACGCGAGAGGTACCGGCGGCTGGACTGGTGAAAGGAAGGGAGGGATTGGTGGACGGGCTGCTGGCGGCTGA
- the LOC116194582 gene encoding dynamin-related protein 1C encodes MATMESLIGLVNRIQRACTVLGDHGGQGMSLWEALPSVAVVGGQSSGKSSVLESVVGRDFLPRGSGIVTRRPLVLQLHKTDGGQEYAEFLHAPKKRLTDFAAVRKEIADETDRITGKSKQISNVPIHLSIYSPNVVNLTLIDLPGLTKVAVEGQPESIVQDIEMMVRSYVEKPNCIILAISPANQDIATSDAIKLAREVDPSGERTFGVLTKLDLMDKGTNALDVLEGRSYRLQHPWVGIVNRSQADINKNVDMIYARRKEQEYFESSPEYGHLAHKMGSEYLAKLLSQHLEHVIRQRIPSILALINKTIDELNAELDRIGRPIAVDSGAQLYTILELCRAFDRVFREHLDGGRPGGDRIYGVFDHQLPAALKKLPFDRHLSTKNVQKVVSEADGYQPHLIAPEQGYRRLIDGSITYFKGPADASVDAVHFILKELVRKSIAQTEELKRFPTLQSEIAAAANDSLEKFREESRKTVVRLVDMESSYLTVEFFRKLHLEPEKNQNPKDTNNSNIDRYSDNHFRRIGSNVNAYINMVCDTLRNSIPKAVVYCQVREAKRALLNNFYVQVGRREKEQLGQMLDEDPALMEKRSQIAKRLELYKSARDEIDSVAWK; translated from the exons ATGGCGACGATGGAGAGCTTGATCGGCCTCGTCAACCGGATCCAGAGAGCCTGCACCGTGCTCGGCGATCACGGCGGCCAAGGGATGTCCCTCTGGGAAGCCCTCCCCTCCGTCGCCGTTGTAGGTGGACAG AGCTCGGGAAAGTCTTCCGTGCTCGAGAGCGTGGTCGGGAGGGATTTCCTGCCTCGTGGATCCG GTATTGTGACTCGGAGGCCATTGGTGCTGCAACTTCACAAGACCGATGGAGGGCAAGAGTATGCCGAGTTTCTTCACGCCCCAAAGAAGAGGCTTACTGATTTTG CTGCTGTTCGTAAGGAAATTGCAGATGAGACGGATCGTATTACTGGGAAAAGTAAACAAATATCAAATGTTCCTATTCACCTGAGCATATATTCTCCGAACG TCGTCAACTTGACCCTCATTGATCTTCCTGGGTTGACGAAGGTTGCTGTAG AGGGGCAGCCAGAGAGTATAGTTCAAGATATTGAGATGATGGTTCGTTCCTATGTTGAAAAG CCAAATTGCATTATCTTGGCTATTTCTCCGGCTAACCAAGATATTGCTACTTCTGATGCCATCAAACTTGCCAGAGAAGTTGATCCTTCAG gGGAGAGAACATTTGGAGTTCTGACAAAGCTTGATTTGATGGACAAAGGAACAAACGCTCTTGATGTTCTTGAGGGAAGGTCATACAGGTTACAACATCCTTGGGTTGGAATTGTGAATCGGTCACAAGCTGATATCAACAAGAATGTTGATATGATTTATGCTCGTCGAAAGGAGCAGGAGTATTTTGAATCAAGCCCCGAGTATGGGCACTTGGCACATAAAATGGGCTCTGAATATCTTGCTAAACTCTTATCTCAG CATCTAGAGCATGTTATTAGGCAACGGATACCCAGTATACTTGCCCTTATCAATAAGACTATTGATGAGCTTAATGCTGAGTTGGACCGCATTGGCAGACCCATTGCAGTAGACTCAGGG GCCCAGCTATACACAATTTTGGAACTTTGTCGTGCATTTGATCGTGTCTTCAGGGAACATCTTGATGGAGG GCGACCTGGTGGAGATCGGATATATGGAGTTTTCGACCATCAGTTACCTGCTGCTTTAAAAAAGCTACCTTTTGATCGTCATCTCTCCACGAAGAATGTACAGAAGGTTGTATCTGAAGCAGATGGTTATCAACCCCACTTGATTGCTCCTGAGCAAGGATATAGAAGACTTATTGATGGGTCAATCACCTACTTCAAAGGCCCGGCTGACGCTTCAGTGGATGCG GTCCACTTCATTTTGAAAGAACTTGTCCGCAAATCGATTGCTCAAACAGAG GAGCTCAAGCGATTTCCAACACTTCAATCAGAGATAGCTGCTGCTGCAAATGATTCCCTAGAAAAATTCCGcgaggaaagccgtaaaaCAGTTGTACGGCTTGTAGATATGGAATCGAGCTACCTAACAGTGGAATTCTTCCGGAAGCTTCATCTTGAACCAGAGAAGAATCAGAACCCTAAAGATACCAATAACTCGAATATTGATCGCTACTCTGATAATCATTTTAGGAGGATAG GATCAAACGTGAATGCCTACATCAATATGGTGTGTGATACGTTGAGAAATTCCATTCCCAAGGCTGTGGTGTATTGTCAAGTTCGGGAGGCAAAGAGAGCACTACTGAACAACTTCTACGTCCAAGTTGGGAGGCGGGAG AAGGAACAGCTTGGGCAGATGTTGGATGAGGACCCAGCGCTCATGGAGAAGAGAAGTCAAATTGCCAAAAGGCTCGAACTCTACAAGTCAGCTAGGGAT